The DNA sequence AATGATTTCGTTAACAATATCACCAATGGTGTCTCTCTTGACCTTTTGAgattgctgttgttgttgttgttgttgaacaGTGGTAATTGCTTGAGGAAGGTTGTTTGAAACTTGATtaacaatttgattaatcaaATCTGGTTCATGACCAGCACTGATCTCAGCAAGCAAAGTAGCATTGACACTAACACTTCCGCTATCAGGCAAATGTTCCAAAAGGGCACTTGCAACCTTGATAATTTCAGGTAAAGCATGTTTGATGGCAACCAAAATAATTGGAATAAGGAGAAGTTCAGCAAATCTTTTAGAAATTTCTCCTTCAGTAACTTCTCTTTTATCAACTAAGTTGAAACCAACAGTACCATCAGCATTGGCAGCGACAACATCTCTTTTGGTTTCTAAATCATATTGAGCAACAGCAGCTTGTGATAACAAAGCAAGAAAAGCAAAAGAAGCAATTTTGTAGAATTTCATATTTGAGGATTTGGGGTTGATTGGAGTGGAGAATAAATTATAGAAGgcacaattttttttttcaaatcaagaaatatCTATTGCTATATTTATATTCCAATATTTTCTGACTGTTTAACGTTGGATTAAAGGGTAATGATGATGTGGGAAACAATACAATTCTTTCTACTCAAATAGACCGATTGACTATAGTATAAGAAAGAGAACCACATTTCATATTTGTCCACAGTATAACAAAATTTAGTTTTGGAATAAGGTTTGATTCCCTCCGTGTACGACGAAacatttcttctttctttcttaaaCGGTATTAAATTGCGCAATAGAAGATAGATTTAAACTTCGTACCACCGTCAAAATGATACTTTCATGAACGCCTGAGCTTTGAAGTTTTTAAACAGTATATGTAAATACTTTAATTCATATATAAGGACCGCTCTTTGTATTCTTTGTTGTTCAGTTGACgtactgaaaaaaaaaaaaaaaggaatatTGGGTTTTGTTGTGTAGCAGCTTTAGTTGATTTTTAAGACGATACTTTAAAAATGTTTCACCTTTGCGCCTTGATggatttattcttttttaggTATTATACCAGAAATAATTTAGCAACTAATATACAGCCTTATAAACTTTGTAAACAATTATTGTATTAAGAATTCTTTGGTAAAACGACTCCGAGGTTTTTGGGCATTTGCTGCAACTCTGTTTTCTGTCGTATATTATTAGAGTTGACATATACAAAACAGCCGTTATCACACCATATTGATGCCACTACACAAACTAAACTAAGCTCAGACTCTTGCGTTTGCACTTTCCCGGTTTGATCAAATTATAGTTTAGTTCAAGGGGAAACCACACAAATCCCCATGTTTTTTGGAACCAGTGAGGCTTTATCGCATTTGACGAACTAATTAATGGTGGCTTTTGAGTGAGGCTTAGttcttttgaaattattattatcaaaacgTGGCAGTCTGTTGTGGTTAAATATACATTTCAAGAGATTAGCTAATTCATTCTTTTAATGTCATGTGAGAAATGGTTTTTCGTTATATGTTTCAAAGAGATAAAGCTTTCGGTAAAAAAAGATAACCAAATTAgggaaaaaagaaaattcaatCATGATTCAGTACTGACAATGTGGCTTGCTTTCAAATGCTTTACTTTGggttgatgaaaaatttcgTATGCTTCAGTGTATAGTAAATGAGAAGAAAAAGCCTGTGGTGTTCTTTGCAGATATTTTTCAAGCCATAATAATGTATATTTATGTAAAAgttataaaaataataggAATGACACATTATTGAGGGTAAGCCTCTAATAGTGTCTACAAAGCCATAGACCGAAAATAAATGAggtaaaaacaaaaagtatCAATTCATCTAGTGAAGCAAATGTACTCACAAGATAAGTCAAACCGAACTATCGATAACAAGAGCGTGTCTGAGTAGCAATTCTACCAAATAGTTGTAACAGCAGTAGTACCATTAGCAACAGTAGCAGTATTTGCAGTAGCGCTCAAAGTCAAGTTTTCGGTGAGTGTTGCATTGTAGTTACGAGGAAAGAAAAGTGCTTGAGATACTAAGATGAATAAAGAAACAGGAGCAATTTGGTtgaatttcattttctatAATGAGTTTTGATTTGGTAATCAATTAGAAAGTAAAGTTCAAAAGGCAATTCAATCTAGTTATTGGTAGGTATTTATAActaaaatttcaattactACATTGATTAAGGGATATTCCTTCCAATATCCCTACTCCTCTGCTACTAACAACAAAGCTACTCAGTAAGTGAATTGTTGCCTGATTCTACTGCATATCTTTGTAATGGGAGACAACATCTCCtgttatttttaaatcaaacaaatgaaatttgaGCTCAAGTAATATCTAGATATTTGTCTAGATTTGcatcattgaaaaatggaaCAACTTGAACATAGAATAAGTGGAGCACTTGTTATTGGTCTTGATTGTATGTATATCTTGCATGCTTGTTTCAAACTAACAATAatacaaagaaaaacaagCAAATGGccaatatttattgaagCTAATAATGTATCTTGTTCGATTTTGCATATTTAAAACTCATTGATATTGCTAAGCAATCGTTTAACACTTACATCACTACTCggataaattattttgacGTGCGGCTTCCCATCAATCAACCAATTATAATCCTattgttgaagaaacaATAGTTGACAGGCTTTATTAACAatgatctttttttttaacaataCTTAACAATAAAGTGATATATGGAAACCTTAGACTACTTCTAATTTCTCCCTATTTAATACAAAGGATATTTGATCagttgtatatatatattgtatCCGACGACTTGACTGGAAATTATCCTTGAGGGTATTTGTTACTGCAACAA is a window from the Candida dubliniensis CD36 chromosome 4, complete sequence genome containing:
- a CDS encoding conserved hypothetical protein (possibly Candida-specific) produces the protein MKFYKIASFAFLALLSQAAVAQYDLETKRDVVAANADGTVGFNLVDKREVTEGEISKRFAELLLIPIILVAIKHALPEIIKVASALLEHLPDSGSVSVNATLLAEISAGHEPDLINQIVNQVSNNLPQAITTVQQQQQQQQSQKVKRDTIGDIVNEIIAEGEVLAPEVVAFLEKVLPQVVDALLRLAPALLGGLA